CAGGCTTCTCACCGGCGAGTTCTGGGTGGGTGATTTTTCGCAGCAGTTCGCGGACCGTTTCGACAATCCTGAGTGGGAAGTGCCTGATGTCATCGTCATTTGGGGTAACGATCCGCTCGTCGCCAATTCTGACGGAGCTTATGGCCACTGGGTCGTCGACTGCATGCAACGAGGCTCGCGCATTCTCTGCGTTGATCCTCGTCTTACTTGGCTTGCGGCGAATGCCGAAGTGTGGGCGCAGATTCGTCCGGGTACCGATCCTGCTTTTGCGCTCGGCATGGCCAACGTTATCATCGAGGAGGATCTTTACGATCACGACTTCGTCGATCGTTGGGCTTACGGTTTCGACGAATTCAAAGAGCACGTGAAGGACTATACGCCGGAAAAGGTCGCCGAAATCTGCTGGGTCACGCCCGAGGTCATCCGTGATGCAGCGAGGATGTATGCGACTGCTGACCGCGCTTTGGTGCAGTGGGGCGTCGCTCTCGATCAGCGCGACGACTGTCTCAACGCCAGCCGTGCCATCGTCTGCCTCATGATCATCACCGGCAATCTTGATAAACCGGGCACTATGATTCGCCCGCCCGAGCTCCTTACCTACATATCTGGCTGGGGACGCGAGTTCTTGTCCAAAGAGCAGGAAGACAAGATGTTGGGATGGGATTATAGCCCCGTCACGAAGAACTTCTTCGGTTCCGCTGGCAACGCCCAATGCATCGAAGCCCTTCTCACGGGCAAGCCTTACCCCATCAAAGCTTGCTGGCTGCAGACCGTCAACCCCCTTGCGAACGGTGCAGTTGAACTGGAGACGACGATAGAGGCATTCAGCAAGTCCGAATTCAACGTCATGGTCGATTTGTTCAAGACCCCTTCGATCGTCGCACTTGCAGACATCGTTTTACCCGTTGCCCTGTTTCCCGAGCGCGCAGGCATTCGCGTTGGCGATGGTTGCCAGCGCGGCGAGACCATCAACAAAGCCGTGGAGCCAGCAGGTGAGGCCCGTTCCGACCAACAGATCTGTCTGGAGCTCGGCCGTCGATTCAATCCGGAAGCTTGGCCTTGGGGGACTGTCGAGGAGATGTATTCTTATATCATGGCCGAGACAGGCTACAAATATGACGAGATGCAAGAGATCGCTCCCGCATACTTGCCATTCAACTACTACAACTATGAGAAGGGCCTGCTTCGTCCTGACGAGACCGTCGGGTTCACCACGCCTACGGGTCGCTGCGAGCTCTGGTCGACTGCTTTCGCGAACATCGGCGAGAATCCGTTCCCGGTATATGAAGAGCCTGGCATCTCACCGGTATCCACTCCGGATTTCTACGAGGAGTACCCCTTCGTCCTTACGACGGGCGCACGTTTGTGGGGCACCTTCCACTCAGAGCATCGCCAGATACCGCACCTGAGGCAAATCAACCCGGAACCGCTCATCCAGATGCATCCGGATACCGGCAAGGCGCTCGGCCTGGAAGAAGGCGAGTGGGTGTGGGTCGAGGGACCCATTGGCGATGGCGATCGCACCGACAGGGCTAAGCGTCAAGTCGAATTCCTCACCGGCATCGATCCACGCGTTATGAGCACATCGGTTGGATGGTGGCATCCTGAGGGAGATCCCGAAAACCTCTATGACGTACGCGATCTGAACATCAACAAGCTCAGTGCTTGGAAAGAATGCCGTACAGGCGTGGGGTCACGTAATCGCACTCATCTTTGCAAGGTATACAAGGTCAAGGAAGGTGAATAGGCATGTCCAGGAAAGGACTTCTTGTAGATTATCAATGGTGCACAGGTTGTCACTCCTGCGAAGTGGCATGTCAGATGGAATATGACCTTCCTCTGGGGCAATATGGCATCATCGTCTCCCAAATCGGTCCGTGGCAGATCGACGATCGCAATTGGCAGTACTCGTTTATGCCCACGATTACCAAGCAATGCACGCTTTGTGCTGAACGCACCGCAAAGGGCAAATTGCCCTCGTGCGTAAAACACTGCCAAGCGAAATGCTTGAAAGTGGTTGACGTTGACGAAGCACAGGAGATCATGAGGGAAAACGGAAAGACCATGTTCATGACTCTCTGATTGCTCGTCCCTCCTTCCCGCAGGCACCCTCAGCGCTACCCTCCCCCAGCGCTTCCCCTGCGGGGCGTTACTCCTTCGGCAGAAAGCCAGCTTGCATACGGGCGAGTTGGCTTTTTGCCGTGCATTGGCAGCGGGTTTCCGCAAAGGACAAAGGGCGTGAATGCGATGCAATATAATTATGAGACTGCGCGATTCACATTAAGCAATGGGGGCGCAACGATGGAATCCAGCACTGTGAAAGACGAGCATGACAGCTCGAACGTATCCGAATCCGTTCGTTTCGATTCCTCTTTCGGGGTCGACACGATGCTCACGCACGTTGCGATGATGCTCGTGTATGCAGGATTGTTCGGGATACTGGCCAATTCGATGCAACTGGATATGCTCCAAGCCCTTTTTGTGACGGGGTTGTATTTCGGGTCTTATACGGTGGTTCGGTTCATCGTTCGTTTCAAGCGGCTCGTCGTCATCATGTTCTCGCGACCTGTGGCTATCGATGCGTTCCTTATGGCGGTGAGCATCATAGCGGCCGCATGCGGATACTGCTCGTTCGTTTACGGTGGGTCATTTCCCGAGCTCGGCATGGACTTGCTCTGTGTCATGGGTCTGATGATGGGAATCCATGCATCGCTCATGTCGGGGCTCTGGGCCGAGCTGTCGAGTCCCAAAGGTTCGATGTCTTCGGTGGCATGGCATATGATTCCCGTATGCATCGGGGTTCTTATCGCCCTCGTGATCATGTTCTTGCAGGAGCAGGTTCGTGAATGCGTATTCTTTGCTCTTTGTCCGCTGTCTTCTTTGGTGTGGATCATCTCCGGCGTTCGCAAGAAGTGCAGGAAGGCAAAGGATGCCATCGAGTCGAGGAACGTCTTTTATGCCCTAGCTCCAAGGACCCACCTGTATTGGACGACTCTGATGCTCGCTTTTGGCATCGCATACGCCGTAGGATTCAGGTACTGGTCGGTCGCGTTCGGGGCTGGAGCTTTGGTTACGTGCTTGGTTGTCGGCGCCTTCTTCCCATTCATCAAATCAAAGCTCATGGTTGGCCTGGGAGAGACATCAAGGGTGTATCTGCCCCTATGCATCCTCGTTTCTTTCTGCATTGCTTCGTCCATCCCATACGTGTTTCCCTTCGCGATGCTCATCGCGATCGCCTTTGTTTTCTATCAGGGTCTTTCGAACATCACGTTTCTCATTAATTATGCTCATGCGTTCAATGAAAGCGTCATGTTTAAGCTTTCTGAAGGGCGGTTTCCTCCTCTTATAGGGCTGTTCTTGGGAATCGTCATCGGAATGCTGATGGGCTCGTACGAGCAATTAATCAGCCCTCTTGTTTGGGTCGCAATCCCATGTCTCGCGTGCATGTCAGCGGTGTTCATGTATACGTTGCAGATTTTCAATCAGGGCAATCCTGTGAATGAGGGGGTGGTGCGCAACCTGGACGATGGCATCGAGTCGCCATGGCACGGAAACGATACCCAGGAGATGGAAGCGTTCAAACAGCGTTGCCAGAAGTTTGCAGAAGAAAAGCAGCTCACCCCACGAGAGACCGAGGTCTTCTTCCTTTTGGCATGCGGCTACAACACCGTTTCGATTGCCGAGGTGCTCATGGTGTCGCCGAGCACGGTGAAGACGCATTTCTATCGCATATACACCAAAGTCGACATGCATTCCCAGCAAGAGATAATCATGCATATGCGCGGTTAGGGTTTTGGATAATATGACGGGTAGCATGAATAAGGCGGCGTCTCGATGAGACGCCGCCTCCCGTTCGCGCGAGGGTTTCGGTTATCTGGCATCCGTAGTCAATCACTTCGCCCGGGCGCTTTGATCATGGGCGGGGCGATACGCATGCCGCATGAAGCACATCTTCCCTCGTCGTCCAGCTCTTGCAGCTTGTCGCATGTAGGACAAAGCATCTTTCGTTGCGCTCTTGCGGACGGCGCATTGCCGCACTTCCCGCAGTTCCTGCATCCGTAGCACATGGTGTTGCATCATTCCTTTGCGTCCGTGTTACTCAAAGCTTCCTGCATTTCTTGGGCCGCCTGTTTCTCGAGGTCGATGAGACTCTTCTCCTTGCGAGCGAACAGGAAGATGATTGCTGATACGATGCAGCAAGCGGCGGCTATGCCGAATGCGCCAGACCATCCCATCGCGCCTTCCGCGATGGCTGCGATTAGGGGAGAGCCCACGGCGTCGCCAAGCGCCTTTGCAAGGAAGATCACGCCGAAAATCTGCGCGTAGTTCTTGACGCCCATGAACTGCCCGCATGCGGCTGTGAAGCAGACGATAGCGGCACTTTCGCCAAAGCCGAAGAGGATGACCGAGGCCCAGACGAAGGCGAGGCTCGATTCGGGGGTGATGAACATCATGAGCGCGAGGCCGGCACCGGCAAGAATCTCGCAGGTCAAGTATGCGATGCGGGCGCCAAACTTGTCGATAAGCCAGCCGCAACCGAGCTTCGCGAACAGGCTTACGAAACCGATCGTGCTCATGATGGCGGCGCCCAATGCGATGTCGAAATTCATAGAGCGTGTGAACATGACGAGATTCTGGAACGGGCCCATCTCACCGACGCCGATGAGGAAGATAGCGACGAACATGACCCAGAAAGTGCGGGTCTTCATGGCTTGTCCGCGCGTGAGACCGACGACCTTAGCGCTGCCCGCTTCCTCGAGCTTCTCGGATGCCTGCTCTGGGGTGAGTCCGTCAGGCAGGAGGCCCTCGTCTTGCGGTCGCCATACGATGAAGAACGAGACGGCCATTATGACGATGAAGCTGAGGATGGCAAGGCCGACTAACGCCACTTGGTAGTTGTAGTTGGTGACGAAGAAGGCGACGAAGTTCGTGCAGATGAGGGATGCGAAGAAAGTCGCGCCCCAGATCACGCCATTGGCGATACCTCTACGCTTGACAATCCAATTAGATGGAATGCCGGTGACGATAAGGACACCGGCGAATGCGTTGCCGGCGCCCAAAAGGATGTATCCGACGAAGACCATTGGCAGGTTGGTGGCAAATGCCACGACGACGAAGCCGATGGAATAGATTACCGCTGAGATACGCACCGACCATCGCACGCCTACTTTGTTCAAGATACTCCCGATGAACAGCCCCATAATCGCCAGGCTGAGTGCGAACCATGAGTACGCAAACCCTACTTCGGCCGACGTTGCCCCCAACGCGTCGACCAGGGAGCCGCGTATCATGCTGAAGTGATAGATACCGAATCCCTGCGGCACGATCGACAAGATGAAGGCGAGTCCCACCATTGCCCAACCGCGCCAGAACACTTTCTGTTTCCCCGTGTTTTCCATTGACATCGATCTCTCTCCTCTCCTGGAGCATTCTAGTGCAGGTACCAGCCGATTATTCGGCGCTCGCGGTCAAGTGAGTTGATAGCGAGTTTCCTGCATGCTCCATTCAAGGGGAAATGGGTTTCGTGGTCGTCAGGGCACGCACATGATTCCATGTCAGAGGGCGTAAACCAAAAGGATTACATTGATATGAGCGGGGTTTTGAATATGCGGAGCTGCATGTTGTTGTATAGGCCATGGCTCGTATCGAGAATCCTACTACAATGCGTTCACGTGCACGGAGGCCGTTAATCTATTTCCCTTTTAATATCCGTTGCTGTTGGTTGGTATTTTTGCAGTTCCGTTTTCGCCTCGCGTGATCTGCTGGGACCCATTCTTCTCCCGGCTAACGCCTGACCATAAGCCTTTGCTCTATCTAACTACCAACCGAGCAACGATTAGTTCAACGCAAGACGGCAGCTCAATCTCTCTCCAAGGGAAAGCGAGGGTCTATGACATTGAATATTGATGCCGATTGCGCACTTGCCTACTGGATGTTTGAATCTGCGGAGGCCGGCCCGTCTAAACACCACTTGCGCGAGACACTGCTCGACCGGCTTGACATCGGAAACCTGCCCGACTGGACATATGCTCCCGATGAGTGTGTCCATGTGGTTGCTACCGACGTACGCGAGTTTCTCAACAGAAATGGCGTTCTTTGCCGCGTGGCGCATGTCGGCTTGCCGCGCGGTTCCTCTGTCTTGTCTATTGAGGGCCTGCCTGTCGTCTCTCCCGAGTGTTGTTTTTTGCGGCTCGCGGGGATGCTTTCGCTTCGCGAGCTTGTCAAGGCGGGCGATCTTCTGTGCTCGGCGTTCTCGTTTGACGAAACTGGCTGTCTGACGGGACGTCGCGAAATGGTGACGAGCGCGGAGAAGCTGGCTCGTTATGTCAAGAAGGCCGGACCCGCAAGGGGCGTGAAGCAAGCTCGCAGGGCACTTCGCTTCCTCGTGGACGGAGCGGCCTCGCCGCCAGAGATTGATGCGTGCCTCTTGCTGTGCTTGCCCGCGATGCAGGGTGGTTACGGATGTCCGTTGCCTGAGCTGAACGGACACGTCAGATTGCGTCCGGCGGTTGCCCGCACCCTTGGCTACGAGGATTGCTATGGCGATCTGCTTTGGCGTGATGCGAAGTGCATCGTCGAGTACACCTCCGAACAGCATCATACTGGCTATCAAAAGCAGGCACAGGATGAGATGCGCCGCGCCGCTCTCGAGGCCATGGGCTACAGGGTGTTTCTCCTCACCAAGCCGCAACTATATAACCAGGTTGCTTTCGAGGGGATCGCGCGACCCATACTTCGCGTGATTGGCAGGCGTATGCCCCGGCAAACGCTCGAATATCAGGCTGCGCAGTATGACCTACGCAAAGGCTTGCTTCATGAGCCCTCGTGGGTAATCAAGCGAGCGTGTGGCGGATGGCAGCGAGAGTTC
This window of the Coriobacteriaceae bacterium genome carries:
- a CDS encoding MFS transporter is translated as MSMENTGKQKVFWRGWAMVGLAFILSIVPQGFGIYHFSMIRGSLVDALGATSAEVGFAYSWFALSLAIMGLFIGSILNKVGVRWSVRISAVIYSIGFVVVAFATNLPMVFVGYILLGAGNAFAGVLIVTGIPSNWIVKRRGIANGVIWGATFFASLICTNFVAFFVTNYNYQVALVGLAILSFIVIMAVSFFIVWRPQDEGLLPDGLTPEQASEKLEEAGSAKVVGLTRGQAMKTRTFWVMFVAIFLIGVGEMGPFQNLVMFTRSMNFDIALGAAIMSTIGFVSLFAKLGCGWLIDKFGARIAYLTCEILAGAGLALMMFITPESSLAFVWASVILFGFGESAAIVCFTAACGQFMGVKNYAQIFGVIFLAKALGDAVGSPLIAAIAEGAMGWSGAFGIAAACCIVSAIIFLFARKEKSLIDLEKQAAQEMQEALSNTDAKE
- a CDS encoding molybdopterin-dependent oxidoreductase; amino-acid sequence: MAQAEEIDQPQKMDLVCVEHEHPFRYEEDGLKVTRGSAWSAPGCHLGCGVLMYSDGEKIVKVEGDPENPYNQGRLCVRCLALKEVVNHEDRILYPMKRAREDRGKDVWERISWDEALDTIEERFNYYKEHYGAESIMFWQGTGRDIAPYISRLAWSFGSPNYSFNIAQHSCYVPRILACRLLTGEFWVGDFSQQFADRFDNPEWEVPDVIVIWGNDPLVANSDGAYGHWVVDCMQRGSRILCVDPRLTWLAANAEVWAQIRPGTDPAFALGMANVIIEEDLYDHDFVDRWAYGFDEFKEHVKDYTPEKVAEICWVTPEVIRDAARMYATADRALVQWGVALDQRDDCLNASRAIVCLMIITGNLDKPGTMIRPPELLTYISGWGREFLSKEQEDKMLGWDYSPVTKNFFGSAGNAQCIEALLTGKPYPIKACWLQTVNPLANGAVELETTIEAFSKSEFNVMVDLFKTPSIVALADIVLPVALFPERAGIRVGDGCQRGETINKAVEPAGEARSDQQICLELGRRFNPEAWPWGTVEEMYSYIMAETGYKYDEMQEIAPAYLPFNYYNYEKGLLRPDETVGFTTPTGRCELWSTAFANIGENPFPVYEEPGISPVSTPDFYEEYPFVLTTGARLWGTFHSEHRQIPHLRQINPEPLIQMHPDTGKALGLEEGEWVWVEGPIGDGDRTDRAKRQVEFLTGIDPRVMSTSVGWWHPEGDPENLYDVRDLNINKLSAWKECRTGVGSRNRTHLCKVYKVKEGE
- a CDS encoding helix-turn-helix transcriptional regulator, with amino-acid sequence MQYNYETARFTLSNGGATMESSTVKDEHDSSNVSESVRFDSSFGVDTMLTHVAMMLVYAGLFGILANSMQLDMLQALFVTGLYFGSYTVVRFIVRFKRLVVIMFSRPVAIDAFLMAVSIIAAACGYCSFVYGGSFPELGMDLLCVMGLMMGIHASLMSGLWAELSSPKGSMSSVAWHMIPVCIGVLIALVIMFLQEQVRECVFFALCPLSSLVWIISGVRKKCRKAKDAIESRNVFYALAPRTHLYWTTLMLAFGIAYAVGFRYWSVAFGAGALVTCLVVGAFFPFIKSKLMVGLGETSRVYLPLCILVSFCIASSIPYVFPFAMLIAIAFVFYQGLSNITFLINYAHAFNESVMFKLSEGRFPPLIGLFLGIVIGMLMGSYEQLISPLVWVAIPCLACMSAVFMYTLQIFNQGNPVNEGVVRNLDDGIESPWHGNDTQEMEAFKQRCQKFAEEKQLTPRETEVFFLLACGYNTVSIAEVLMVSPSTVKTHFYRIYTKVDMHSQQEIIMHMRG